The Burkholderia cepacia genome includes a region encoding these proteins:
- a CDS encoding alpha-ketoacid dehydrogenase subunit beta: MADLNLVEAVNRALAYELANDPAVVLLGEDIGVNGGVFRATVDLQSRFGAERVIDTPLAESGIAGAAIGMAAMGLRPVAEIQFTGFIYPAIDHILNHAARLRHRTRGRLSCPLVLRSPCGGGIHAPEHHSESPEALFAHIPGLRVVMPSSPARAYGLLLAAIRDPDPVIFLEPTRLYRLFRQPVEDDGEALPLDTCFTLRDGADVTLVSWGAALQEVQAAADQLAQDGVMAEVIDVATLKPLDVDTILASVAKTGRCVIVHEAPRTAGLGAEIAAVIAERGLYSLLAPVQRVTGYDVVVPLFRLESQYLPSVERIVDAVRKTLEAS; the protein is encoded by the coding sequence ATGGCTGACCTGAACCTGGTGGAAGCGGTCAATCGTGCGCTTGCCTACGAACTCGCGAACGATCCGGCGGTAGTGCTGCTCGGCGAGGACATCGGCGTCAACGGCGGCGTGTTCCGCGCGACCGTCGACCTGCAGTCGCGCTTCGGCGCCGAGCGCGTGATCGACACGCCGCTCGCGGAATCGGGAATCGCGGGCGCCGCGATCGGCATGGCGGCGATGGGGCTGCGGCCGGTCGCCGAGATCCAGTTCACCGGGTTCATCTACCCGGCCATCGATCACATCCTCAATCACGCGGCGCGGCTGCGGCACCGCACGCGCGGCCGGCTGTCTTGCCCGCTCGTGCTCCGCTCGCCGTGCGGCGGCGGCATCCACGCGCCCGAGCATCACTCCGAAAGCCCCGAGGCGCTGTTCGCGCATATCCCCGGGCTGCGCGTCGTGATGCCGTCGTCGCCGGCGCGCGCATACGGGCTGCTGCTGGCCGCGATCCGCGATCCGGACCCGGTGATCTTCCTCGAGCCGACGCGCCTGTACCGGCTGTTCCGGCAGCCGGTCGAGGACGACGGCGAGGCGCTGCCGCTCGACACCTGCTTCACGCTGCGCGACGGCGCCGACGTCACGCTGGTGAGCTGGGGCGCGGCACTGCAGGAAGTGCAGGCGGCCGCCGACCAACTCGCGCAGGACGGCGTGATGGCCGAGGTGATCGACGTCGCGACGCTCAAGCCGCTCGACGTCGACACGATCCTCGCGTCGGTCGCGAAGACGGGCCGCTGCGTGATCGTCCACGAGGCGCCGCGCACCGCGGGGCTCGGCGCGGAGATCGCCGCGGTCATCGCCGAGCGCGGGCTGTATTCGCTGCTCGCGCCGGTGCAGCGCGTGACGGGCTACGACGTGGTCGTGCCGCTGTTCCGGCTTGAAAGCCAATATCTGCCGAGCGTCGAGCGGATCGTCGACGCGGTCCGCAAGACGCTGGAGGCGTCATAA